A genomic segment from Conger conger chromosome 2, fConCon1.1, whole genome shotgun sequence encodes:
- the LOC133121289 gene encoding endoplasmic reticulum resident protein 27, translating into MLCILFLSLLTASVIADEKVSSLPRLSDVEAAEAFIEAAEVVVIGFFQGEDSFGYKEFLTSASEVSPLPVALCMEKEVWAKYSVTSDTISIFRKADLHQENLELSRAKKLESDGLTRFFQINELRYITEYNPVTAVGLFNSEVKTHLLLFINRGSTDFAVLKERLGALAPEYTGQFLFVLVNGGLKSNDRSLGYFGLKSRDLPKVGIYDGNLDRKWLLPPGEISTERVREFCQSFLNGTLQTDVFVE; encoded by the exons ATGTTGtgcattttgtttctctctttACTGACAGCCTCAGTGATAGCTGATGAGAAAG tcagctccctgcccaggctgagtgatgTTGAGGCAGCCGAAGCCTTCATCGAGGCTGCTGAAGTGGTGGTGATTGGGTTCTTCCAG GGAGAGGACAGTTTCGGCTATAAGGAGTTTCTGACCTCTGCGTCTGAAGTGAGCCCCCTTCCAGTGGCCCTGTGCATGGAGAAAGAGGTGTGGGCAAAGTACAGTGTTACCTCTGACACCATCTCCATCTTCAGAAAG GCAGACTTGCACCAGGAGAACCTGGAGCTCTCTCGGGCGAAGAAACTGGAAAGCGATGGACTGACTCGCTTTTTCCAGATTAATGAACTTCGCTACATCACTGAGTACAATCCTGTG acaGCAGTTGGTCTATTTAACTCTGAagtgaagacacacctcttgcTCTTCATAAACAGAGGGAGCACTGACTTCGCTGTGCTGAAAGAGAGGTTGGGTGCTCTGGCCCCAGAGTACACTGGCCAG TTCCTGTTTGTGCTGGTAAATGGTGGACTGAAATCCAATGACCGGTCCCTCGGCTACTTTGGTTTGAAGTCACGTGACCTCCCAAAAGTGGGCATCTATGATGGCAACTTGGACAGGAAGTGGCTGCTTCCCCCAGGAGAGATCTCCACTGAGCGAGTGAGGGAATTCTGTCAGTCCTTCCTCAATGGGACACTACAG ACAGATGTCTTTGTGGAATAG